One window from the genome of Tachysurus vachellii isolate PV-2020 chromosome 5, HZAU_Pvac_v1, whole genome shotgun sequence encodes:
- the LOC132845373 gene encoding adenosine receptor A2b-like produces the protein MHQGWLYSLFQCVLSLFVISMNIRLCMRLDSGCHVKSVSSCLKLCLGWVGAIGGVMDIPINMLLNLRSTQCLYTCIMLVCFLLLVRQFTMWLLLLLILNTHLHCRLGHRYTGLVTRRRMLCLVLFSWLCSVVTAFAQFIVCNSLDTWGTDGLGFIWPNQTTHKPHPQTPSVIGKYLPYGGFLSKFMVDDLNNFTYAEIHSSHWGVCAHDTVLNPAFLVYVYDVAVFYIPLLVLLGVYVDLSCVMSRQAVMSLSELQMKTSGWSRSMVMSLCLLVLLCLPLHTMHALQLFAPSSQWSLWANYVASILFQAYGLVPPVLFISSPQKANTGRESLSLKTATSQLKSNLPTPLEFCSPEQMAKGKTFLGV, from the exons ATGCATCAGGGTTGGCTGTACTCGTTGTTTCAGTGTGTTCTGTCGTTGTTCGTGATCAGCATGAATATCAGGCTGTGTATGCGTTTGGATTCTGGCTGCCACGTAAAGAGTGTTTCCTCCTGCCTAAAGCTATGTTTAGGCTGGGTGGGAGCCATCGGCGGTGTCATGGACATTCCCATCAACATGCTGTTGAACCTGAGGAGCACACAGTGCCTGTACACATGCATCATGCTGGTGTGCTTCCTGCTACTGGTCAGACAGTTCACTATgtggctgctgctgcttctcatCCTCAACACGCACCTACATTGCCGACTAGGACACAG GTATACAGGGTTGGTAACACGTCGGCGGATGCTGTGCCTGGTGCTCTTCAGCTGGCTCTGCTCTGTTGTAACTGCCTTTGCGCAGTTCATTGTGTGCAACTCATTGGACACTTGGGGAACGGATGGGCTGGGATTCATCTGGCCCAATCAGACTACACATAAGCCACACCCTCAAACCCCATCGGTAATTGGCAAGTACCTTCCTTATGGTGGATTCCTGTCCAAGTTCATGGTGGATGACCTGAACAACTTCACCTACGCTGAGATTCACAGCAGCCACTGGGGAGTCTGTGCTCATGACACTGTCCTCAACCCAGCCTTTCTGGTCTATGTCTATGACGTTGCTGTCTTTTACATTCCTCTACTTGTCCTGCTTGGTGTGTATGTAGATCTCAGCTGTGTGATGTCACGGCAGGCTGTGATGAGTCTCTCTGAGCTCCAGATGAAAACCTCAGGCTGGTCTCGCTCTATGGTTATGTCCTTGTGTCTCCTGGTTCTCCTGTGCCTACCCCTTCACACCATGCATGCTTTGCAGCTCTTTGCCCCCAGCAGCCAATGGTCTCTTTGGGCAAATTATGTGGCCTCCATATTATTCCAGGCGTACGGTTTGGTTCCTCCGGTCCTTTTCATTTCGTCTCCTCAAAAAGCAAACACTGGTAGAGAATCTTTGTCTCTAAAAACAGCTACATCGCAGCTGAAGTCTAATCTCCCAACACCCTTAGAGTTCTGTTCACCTGAGCAGATGGCAAAAGGCAAAACCTTTCTAGGGGTGTGA